The following proteins come from a genomic window of Ictidomys tridecemlineatus isolate mIctTri1 chromosome 9, mIctTri1.hap1, whole genome shotgun sequence:
- the Fgfr3 gene encoding fibroblast growth factor receptor 3 isoform X9, translating into MGAPACALALCVAAAVVAGVASEPPGTEQRVLPRAAEGPGPEPGQQEPLVFGSGDTMELSCDPPGGGPVGPTIWVKDGSGLESSGRILVGPQQLQVLNASREDTGAYSCRQRLTQRVLCHFSVRVTDAPSSGDDEDGEDVAEDTGAPYWTRPERMDKKLLAVPAANTVRFRCPAAGNPTPSISWLKNGKEFRGEHRIGGIKLRHQQWSLVMESVVPSDRGNYTCVVENKFGSIRQTYTLDVLERSPHRPILQAGLPANQTAVLGSDVEFHCKVYSDAQPHIQWLKHVEVNGSKVGPDGTPYVTVLKTAGANTTDKELEVLSLRNVTFEDAGEYTCLAGNSIGFSHHSAWLAVLPAEEELVEADEAGSVYAGVLSYGVGFFLFILLVAAVTLCRLRSPPKKGLGSPTVHTVSRFPLKRQQVSLESNSSMNSNTPLVRIARLSSGEGPTLANVSELELPADPKWELSRARLTLGKPLGEGCFGQVVMAEAIGIDKDRAARPVTVAVKMLKDDATDKDLSDLVSEMEMMKMIGRHKNIINLLGACTQGGPLYVLVEYAAKGNLREYLRARRPPGMDYSFHTCRLPEEQLTFKDLVSCAYQVARGMEYLASQKCIHRDLAARNVLVTEDNVMKIADFGLARDVHNLDYYKKTTNGRLPVKWMAPEALFDRVYTHQSDVWSFGVLLWEIFTLGGSPYPGIPVEELFKLLKEGHRMDRPANCTHDLYMIMRECWHAVPSQRPTFKQLVEDLDRILTVTSTDEYLDLSVPFEQYSPGGQDTPSSSSSGDDSVFTHDLLPPAPPSNVGPRT; encoded by the exons ATGGGCGCCCCGGCCTGCGCCCTCGCACTGTGCGTGGCCGCAGCGGTTGTGGCGGGCGTCGCCTCGGAGCCCCCGGGCACAGAGCAGCGCGTCTTGCCGAGAGCAGCAG AGGGCCCAGGGCCTGAGCCTGGCCAGCAGGAGCCGCTGGTCTTTGGGAGTGGGGACACCATGGAGCTGAGCTGTGACCCACCCGGAGGTGGTCCTGTGGGTCCCACGATCTGGGTCAAGGATGGCTCGGGACTGGAGTCCTCGGGCCGTATCCTGGTGGGGCCCCAGCAGCTGCAGGTGCTAAACGCCTCTCGTGAAGACACTGGGGCCTACAGTTGCCGGCAGCGGCTCACACAGCGCGTGCTGTGCCACTTCAGTGTGCGTGTGACAG atgCTCCATCCTCTGGAGACGATGAAGACGGGGAGGATGTGGCTGAGGACACAG GGGCCCCTTACTGGACTCGGCCAGAGCGGATGGACAAGAAACTGCTGGCAGTACCGGCTGCCAACACAGTTCGCTTCCGCTGCCCAGCTGCTGGCAACCCCACTCCTTCCATCTCCTGGCTGAAGAACGGCAAGGAGTTCCGAGGGGAGCATCGCATTGGGGGCATCAAG CTGCGTCATCAGCAGTGGAGCCTGGTCATGGAGAGCGTGGTGCCCTCTGACCGCGGCAACTACACGTGCGTGGTGGAGAACAAGTTTGGCAGCATCCGGCAGACGTACACTCTGGACGTGCTGG AGCGCTCCCCGCACCGGCCCATCCTGCAGGCGGGGCTGCCAGCCAACCAGACAGCCGTACTGGGCAGCGACGTGGAGTTCCACTGCAAGGTGTACAGTGACGCACAGCCCCACATCCAGTGGCTCAAGCACGTGGAGGTGAATGGCAGCAAGGTGGGCCCTGACGGCACGCCCTACGTCACCGTGCTCAAG ACAGCGGGCGCTAACACCACCGACAAGGAGCTAGAGGTTCTATCCTTGCGCAATGTCACCTTTGAGGACGCGGGGGAGTACACCTGCCTGGCGGGCAATTCTATCGGGTTTTCCCATCACTCTGCGTGGCTGGCGGTGCTGCCAG CGGAGGAGGAGCTGGTGGAGGCGGACGAGGCTGGCAGCGTGTATGCAGGCGTCCTCAGCTACGGGGTGGGCTTCTTCCTCTTCATTCTGCTGGTGGCAGCTGTAACGCTGTGCCGCCTGCGCAGCCCTCCCAAGAAGGGGCTGGGCTCCCCCACTGTGCACACGGTCTCCCGCTTCCCGCTCAAGCGACAG CAGGTGTCCTTGGAGTCCAACTCGTCCATGAACTCCAACACACCGCTGGTCCGCATTGCCCGGCTGTCCTCGGGAGAAGGTCCCacgctggctaatgtttctgagCTTGAGTTACCTGCCGACCCCAAATGGGAGCTGTCCCGGGCCCG ACTGACCTTGGGCAAGCCTCTTGGAGAGGGCTGCTTTGGCCAGGTGGTCATGGCAGAGGCCATTGGCATCGACAAGGACCGTGCTGCCAGACCTGTTACAGTGGCGGTGAAAATGCTGAAAG ACGATGCCACTGACAAGGACCTGTCGGACCTGGTGTCGGAGATGGAGATGATGAAGATGATTGGGAGGCACAAGAACATCATCAACCTGCTGGGGGCCTGCACGCAAGGCG GGCCTCTGTACGTGCTGGTGGAGTACGCGGCCAAAGGCAACCTGAGGGAGTACCTTCGGGCGCGGAGGCCGCCGGGCATGGACTACTCCTTCCACACCTGCAGGCTGCCTGAGGAACAGCTCACCTTCAAGGACCTGGTGTCATGTGCCTACCAGGTGGCGCGGGGCATGGAGTATCTGGCATCCCAGAAG TGCATCCACAGGGACCTGGCTGCCCGCAACGTGCTGGTGACTGAGGACAACGTGATGAAGATAGCCGACTTTGGCCTGGCCCGTGATGTGCACAATCTCGACTACTATAAGAAGACTACCAAT GGCCGGCTGCCTGTGAAGTGGATGGCCCCTGAGGCCCTGTTTGATCGGGTCTACACCCACCAGAGTGATGT CTGGTCCTTTGGGGTCCTGCTCTGGGAGATCTTCACCCTGGGGGGCTCACCGTACCCCGGCATACCCGTGGAGGAGCTCTTCAAGCTGCTGAAGGAGGGCCACCGCATGGACAGGCCAGCCAACTGCACACACGACCT GTACATGATCATGCGTGAGTGCTGGCACGCAGTGCCCTCCCAGAGGCCTACCTTCAAACAACTGGTTGAGGACCTGGATCGCATCCTCACCGTGACGTCCACTGAT GAGTACCTGGACCTGTCAGTGCCCTTTGAGCAGTACTCGCCAGGTGGCCAAGACACCCCCAGTTCCAGCTCCTCAGGGGACGACTCTGTGTTTACCCATGACCTgctgcccccagccccacccagcaaTGTGGGCCCTCGGACGTGA
- the Fgfr3 gene encoding fibroblast growth factor receptor 3 isoform X3 yields the protein MGAPACALALCVAAAVVAGVASEPPGTEQRVLPRAAEGPGPEPGQQEPLVFGSGDTMELSCDPPGGGPVGPTIWVKDGSGLESSGRILVGPQQLQVLNASREDTGAYSCRQRLTQRVLCHFSVRVTDAPSSGDDEDGEDVAEDTAGAGGCAGVFQCAALRVQRVSLGQTAVRSCEQQSPPSLVLDLLPPLWGARPSLLMGAPYWTRPERMDKKLLAVPAANTVRFRCPAAGNPTPSISWLKNGKEFRGEHRIGGIKLRHQQWSLVMESVVPSDRGNYTCVVENKFGSIRQTYTLDVLERSPHRPILQAGLPANQTAVLGSDVEFHCKVYSDAQPHIQWLKHVEVNGSKVGPDGTPYVTVLKTAGANTTDKELEVLSLRNVTFEDAGEYTCLAGNSIGFSHHSAWLAVLPAEEELVEADEAGSVYAGVLSYGVGFFLFILLVAAVTLCRLRSPPKKGLGSPTVHTVSRFPLKRQQVSLESNSSMNSNTPLVRIARLSSGEGPTLANVSELELPADPKWELSRARLTLGKPLGEGCFGQVVMAEAIGIDKDRAARPVTVAVKMLKDDATDKDLSDLVSEMEMMKMIGRHKNIINLLGACTQGGPLYVLVEYAAKGNLREYLRARRPPGMDYSFHTCRLPEEQLTFKDLVSCAYQVARGMEYLASQKCIHRDLAARNVLVTEDNVMKIADFGLARDVHNLDYYKKTTNGRLPVKWMAPEALFDRVYTHQSDVWSFGVLLWEIFTLGGSPYPGIPVEELFKLLKEGHRMDRPANCTHDLYMIMRECWHAVPSQRPTFKQLVEDLDRILTVTSTDEYLDLSVPFEQYSPGGQDTPSSSSSGDDSVFTHDLLPPAPPSNVGPRT from the exons ATGGGCGCCCCGGCCTGCGCCCTCGCACTGTGCGTGGCCGCAGCGGTTGTGGCGGGCGTCGCCTCGGAGCCCCCGGGCACAGAGCAGCGCGTCTTGCCGAGAGCAGCAG AGGGCCCAGGGCCTGAGCCTGGCCAGCAGGAGCCGCTGGTCTTTGGGAGTGGGGACACCATGGAGCTGAGCTGTGACCCACCCGGAGGTGGTCCTGTGGGTCCCACGATCTGGGTCAAGGATGGCTCGGGACTGGAGTCCTCGGGCCGTATCCTGGTGGGGCCCCAGCAGCTGCAGGTGCTAAACGCCTCTCGTGAAGACACTGGGGCCTACAGTTGCCGGCAGCGGCTCACACAGCGCGTGCTGTGCCACTTCAGTGTGCGTGTGACAG atgCTCCATCCTCTGGAGACGATGAAGACGGGGAGGATGTGGCTGAGGACACAG CAGGAGCAGGTGGCTGTGCCGGGGTGTTTCAGTGTGCAGCTTTGCGTGTACAACGTGTGTCCCTGGGGCAGACAGCAGTGAGGTCCTGTGAACAGCAGTCACCTCCCTCCTTGGTCCTGGACCTGCTGCCTCCCTTGTGGGGGGCAAGGCCCAGCCTCCTAATGG GGGCCCCTTACTGGACTCGGCCAGAGCGGATGGACAAGAAACTGCTGGCAGTACCGGCTGCCAACACAGTTCGCTTCCGCTGCCCAGCTGCTGGCAACCCCACTCCTTCCATCTCCTGGCTGAAGAACGGCAAGGAGTTCCGAGGGGAGCATCGCATTGGGGGCATCAAG CTGCGTCATCAGCAGTGGAGCCTGGTCATGGAGAGCGTGGTGCCCTCTGACCGCGGCAACTACACGTGCGTGGTGGAGAACAAGTTTGGCAGCATCCGGCAGACGTACACTCTGGACGTGCTGG AGCGCTCCCCGCACCGGCCCATCCTGCAGGCGGGGCTGCCAGCCAACCAGACAGCCGTACTGGGCAGCGACGTGGAGTTCCACTGCAAGGTGTACAGTGACGCACAGCCCCACATCCAGTGGCTCAAGCACGTGGAGGTGAATGGCAGCAAGGTGGGCCCTGACGGCACGCCCTACGTCACCGTGCTCAAG ACAGCGGGCGCTAACACCACCGACAAGGAGCTAGAGGTTCTATCCTTGCGCAATGTCACCTTTGAGGACGCGGGGGAGTACACCTGCCTGGCGGGCAATTCTATCGGGTTTTCCCATCACTCTGCGTGGCTGGCGGTGCTGCCAG CGGAGGAGGAGCTGGTGGAGGCGGACGAGGCTGGCAGCGTGTATGCAGGCGTCCTCAGCTACGGGGTGGGCTTCTTCCTCTTCATTCTGCTGGTGGCAGCTGTAACGCTGTGCCGCCTGCGCAGCCCTCCCAAGAAGGGGCTGGGCTCCCCCACTGTGCACACGGTCTCCCGCTTCCCGCTCAAGCGACAG CAGGTGTCCTTGGAGTCCAACTCGTCCATGAACTCCAACACACCGCTGGTCCGCATTGCCCGGCTGTCCTCGGGAGAAGGTCCCacgctggctaatgtttctgagCTTGAGTTACCTGCCGACCCCAAATGGGAGCTGTCCCGGGCCCG ACTGACCTTGGGCAAGCCTCTTGGAGAGGGCTGCTTTGGCCAGGTGGTCATGGCAGAGGCCATTGGCATCGACAAGGACCGTGCTGCCAGACCTGTTACAGTGGCGGTGAAAATGCTGAAAG ACGATGCCACTGACAAGGACCTGTCGGACCTGGTGTCGGAGATGGAGATGATGAAGATGATTGGGAGGCACAAGAACATCATCAACCTGCTGGGGGCCTGCACGCAAGGCG GGCCTCTGTACGTGCTGGTGGAGTACGCGGCCAAAGGCAACCTGAGGGAGTACCTTCGGGCGCGGAGGCCGCCGGGCATGGACTACTCCTTCCACACCTGCAGGCTGCCTGAGGAACAGCTCACCTTCAAGGACCTGGTGTCATGTGCCTACCAGGTGGCGCGGGGCATGGAGTATCTGGCATCCCAGAAG TGCATCCACAGGGACCTGGCTGCCCGCAACGTGCTGGTGACTGAGGACAACGTGATGAAGATAGCCGACTTTGGCCTGGCCCGTGATGTGCACAATCTCGACTACTATAAGAAGACTACCAAT GGCCGGCTGCCTGTGAAGTGGATGGCCCCTGAGGCCCTGTTTGATCGGGTCTACACCCACCAGAGTGATGT CTGGTCCTTTGGGGTCCTGCTCTGGGAGATCTTCACCCTGGGGGGCTCACCGTACCCCGGCATACCCGTGGAGGAGCTCTTCAAGCTGCTGAAGGAGGGCCACCGCATGGACAGGCCAGCCAACTGCACACACGACCT GTACATGATCATGCGTGAGTGCTGGCACGCAGTGCCCTCCCAGAGGCCTACCTTCAAACAACTGGTTGAGGACCTGGATCGCATCCTCACCGTGACGTCCACTGAT GAGTACCTGGACCTGTCAGTGCCCTTTGAGCAGTACTCGCCAGGTGGCCAAGACACCCCCAGTTCCAGCTCCTCAGGGGACGACTCTGTGTTTACCCATGACCTgctgcccccagccccacccagcaaTGTGGGCCCTCGGACGTGA